In the Haloferula helveola genome, one interval contains:
- a CDS encoding fasciclin domain-containing protein, whose amino-acid sequence MMKTRNTLLTLALATAIPAALADEKPSENTTGNPAQSTGPATEKVETPNPTDQPTGAREVRKGGAPGKSVYQTKRDTVDADGTIAEALRDAENFTILKKAIEAAGLEDTLDSEGPFTVFAPTDEAFEKIPTETLDEWLKPENKEQLRAVLLGHVATGELNSNAISAGQVTSANSDKLTLTVGDGKVMVNEAMVTKTDIDVSNGVIHAIDTVIIPEEE is encoded by the coding sequence ATGATGAAGACTCGAAACACACTTCTTACTCTCGCCCTCGCGACAGCCATTCCCGCGGCTCTTGCCGACGAGAAGCCGAGCGAGAACACGACCGGCAATCCTGCCCAGTCCACCGGACCGGCCACGGAGAAGGTCGAAACTCCGAATCCGACCGACCAACCGACCGGCGCCCGCGAGGTGCGCAAGGGTGGTGCTCCGGGCAAGTCGGTGTATCAGACCAAGCGCGACACGGTCGATGCTGACGGCACCATCGCCGAGGCCCTCCGTGACGCGGAAAACTTCACGATCCTGAAGAAGGCGATCGAGGCCGCAGGTCTTGAAGACACGCTCGATTCCGAAGGACCGTTCACGGTGTTCGCACCGACCGACGAAGCCTTTGAGAAGATCCCGACCGAAACGCTCGACGAGTGGCTGAAGCCGGAAAACAAGGAGCAACTCCGTGCGGTGCTTCTCGGCCATGTTGCCACCGGCGAATTGAATTCGAACGCGATCAGTGCCGGACAAGTGACTTCCGCCAACAGCGACAAGCTCACCCTCACCGTCGGTGACGGCAAGGTGATGGTGAACGAAGCCATGGTCACCAAGACCGACATCGACGTCAGCAATGGCGTGATCCACGCGATCGACACCGTGATCATCCCTGAAGAGGAATAA